The segment CCTGCGCGACTGGTTTGGCCGCCGCGACTTCGTCGAGGTCGAGACGGCGGCACTGCAGGTCTCGCCCGGCAACGAGGCCCATCTGTCGGCCTTTGCTACCGAGGTGATCGGCCCGGACGGGCGGCACCTGCCGCTCTATTTGCACACCTCGCCGGAATTCGCCTGCAAGAAGCTGCTCGCCGCCGGCGAGAAACGCATCTTCAGCCTGAGCGCGGTCTATCGCAACCGCGAGCGCGGCCCATTGCACCATCCATCCTTCACCATGCTCGAATGGTACCGGGCCGATGAGACCTACGACAGCCTGATGCGCGACTGCGCCGGGCTTGTCGCGCTGGCCGCCGAGCGCGCCGGCACGAAACGCTTCGCCTTTCGCGGCCGCGAGGCCGATCCGTTCGCCGAGCCGGAACGGTTGAGCGTCGCCGAGGCTTTTGCGCGCTATGCCGGCATCGATCTGTTGGCCACAATCGCCGCCGACGGCAGCACCGATCGCGAGGCGCTGCACGCGGCTCTGGTCCAGGCGGGTTTGCGCACCGCGCCCGACGACATCTGGGCCGATCTGTTCAGCCGGGTGATGGTGGAAAAGATCGAGCCGGCGCTGGGGCAGGGGCGCGCCACGATTCTCTACGGCTATCCGATTTCGGAGGCCGCCCTTGCCCGGCCGAGCGCCGATGACCCGAGGACCGCCGAGCGTTTCGAACTCTATTGCTGCGGCGTCGAGCTGGCCAACGCGTTCGGCGAGCTGACCGACGCCGCCGAGCAGCGCCGGCGCTTCATCCTCGAGATGGACGAGAAGCAGCGCATCTACGGCGAACGCTATCCGATCGATGAGGATTTCCTCGCCGCCCTGACCATCATGCCGCAGGCGAGCGGCGCCGCGCTCGGTTTCGACCGGCTGGTGATGCTGGCGACGGGGGCGGGCAGGGTGGAGGATGTGATGTGGACGCCGGTGGCGGAATGAGGCGAGGCCTGTGCTCCACGGCGCCCCCCTCTGTCCTGCCGGACATCTCCCCCTCAAGGGGGGAGATTGGCTGACCGCAACGCGGCACCTCGTCCTTCAACGTCGGCGATTGAGGGCCGGAGCGACGCGAAGGCGTAATCTCCCCCCAAGTGGGGGAGATGTCCGGCAGGAC is part of the Mesorhizobium sp. L-2-11 genome and harbors:
- the epmA gene encoding EF-P lysine aminoacylase EpmA; translated protein: MIAASPWWTPDVHADRRPRLILRNTITAALRDWFGRRDFVEVETAALQVSPGNEAHLSAFATEVIGPDGRHLPLYLHTSPEFACKKLLAAGEKRIFSLSAVYRNRERGPLHHPSFTMLEWYRADETYDSLMRDCAGLVALAAERAGTKRFAFRGREADPFAEPERLSVAEAFARYAGIDLLATIAADGSTDREALHAALVQAGLRTAPDDIWADLFSRVMVEKIEPALGQGRATILYGYPISEAALARPSADDPRTAERFELYCCGVELANAFGELTDAAEQRRRFILEMDEKQRIYGERYPIDEDFLAALTIMPQASGAALGFDRLVMLATGAGRVEDVMWTPVAE